From Crassaminicella indica, one genomic window encodes:
- the gap gene encoding type I glyceraldehyde-3-phosphate dehydrogenase — protein sequence MSVKVAINGFGRIGRNAFKVAMEKTDANFEIVAINDLTDPATLAHLLKYDSCFGKFNGTVEVKEGAIVVNGKEIKIYAERDPENLPWKELGVEIVIESTGIFRDKEKAEKHIKAGAKKVIISAPAKNEDITIVLGVNEEKYDPKNHHVISNASCTTNCLAPFAKIVDEKFGIKKGLMTTVHSYTNDQRILDLPHSDLRRARAAAESIIPTTTGAAKAVALVLPQLKGKLNGMAMRVPTPTVSVVDLVVELEKPATVEEINEAFKAAAEGELKGILGYSDEPLVSVDYRQDPRSSIVDGLSTMVMDGNMAKIVSWYDNEWGYSNRVIDLVSYIISKGL from the coding sequence ATGAGTGTAAAAGTAGCAATTAATGGTTTTGGAAGAATAGGAAGAAATGCATTTAAGGTAGCTATGGAAAAGACAGATGCTAATTTTGAAATTGTAGCTATCAATGACTTAACAGATCCTGCAACATTAGCACATTTATTAAAATATGACAGTTGCTTTGGTAAATTCAATGGTACAGTAGAAGTAAAAGAAGGTGCTATTGTTGTAAATGGAAAAGAAATAAAAATATATGCAGAAAGAGATCCAGAAAACCTTCCATGGAAGGAACTAGGAGTAGAGATCGTTATCGAATCTACAGGAATCTTTAGAGATAAAGAAAAAGCTGAAAAACACATTAAAGCAGGAGCGAAAAAAGTAATTATTTCTGCACCAGCAAAGAATGAAGATATTACAATTGTTCTAGGTGTAAATGAAGAAAAATATGATCCAAAAAATCACCATGTAATTTCAAACGCTTCTTGTACAACAAACTGTTTAGCACCATTTGCTAAAATTGTTGACGAGAAATTTGGTATCAAAAAAGGATTAATGACAACTGTTCACTCTTATACAAATGACCAAAGAATTTTAGACCTTCCACATAGTGATTTAAGAAGAGCTAGAGCTGCAGCGGAATCTATTATTCCTACAACTACAGGAGCTGCAAAAGCAGTAGCGTTAGTATTACCACAATTAAAAGGAAAATTAAATGGTATGGCAATGCGTGTTCCAACACCAACTGTTTCTGTTGTAGATTTAGTTGTTGAATTAGAAAAGCCAGCTACAGTTGAAGAAATCAATGAAGCATTCAAGGCAGCTGCTGAGGGAGAATTAAAAGGTATATTAGGATACAGTGATGAGCCACTAGTATCTGTAGATTATAGACAAGATCCTAGATCTTCTATTGTAGATGGATTATCAACAATGGTAATGGATGGCAACATGGCAAAAATCGTTTCTTGGTATGATAATGAGTGGGGATACTCAAATAGAGTAATAGATTTAGTGAGCTATATCATTAGCAAAGGATTATAA
- the rpoN gene encoding RNA polymerase factor sigma-54 has product MKLGFNLNIEQVQKLVMTPELKQAIQILQFNYQELNQFIDEQVLINPLLEIGSSKESELRKKQEEKTDQNEVDWKEYFKEYDDISYKQYNFNKDREEVSFEQFVSSDITLTEHLLFQLQFAVLKEQYINIGKYIIESLDVNGYLNTNISEIASFFYVNEETVEDVLSVIQTFDPPGIAARSLKECLIIQVKQKGIEDDKILKVISEHLDDVAENRLMNISKALNISTKKVQAITDFIKTLEPKPGRAFSSGEEIKYITPDVNVEKIDGEYVVIVNDTTAPRLSISSYYRKMLLHENKDSNTSKFLTGKLNSAMWLLKSIEQRRQTIYNVVKAIVDYQIDFFEKGRQHLKPLTLRQIADEVGVHESTVSRAINGKYMQCPRGVFEIKFFFTSGVSNRLGEGIASESIKSMIKDMIDHEDSKKPLSDQEISNRLKEKGIKISRRTVAKYRDEMKILSSSKRKRF; this is encoded by the coding sequence ATGAAATTAGGGTTTAATTTAAACATCGAACAAGTCCAAAAGCTAGTGATGACTCCTGAGCTAAAGCAGGCTATTCAGATATTACAATTTAATTATCAAGAATTGAATCAGTTTATTGATGAGCAAGTATTAATCAACCCTCTTCTCGAAATAGGTTCTTCTAAAGAGAGCGAATTAAGGAAAAAACAAGAAGAAAAAACGGATCAGAATGAAGTTGATTGGAAAGAATATTTTAAGGAATATGATGATATTAGCTACAAACAATATAATTTTAATAAAGATAGAGAAGAAGTATCCTTTGAGCAATTTGTATCTTCAGATATTACATTAACAGAGCATTTGTTGTTTCAATTGCAATTTGCTGTTTTAAAAGAGCAATATATCAATATAGGAAAGTATATTATAGAAAGCCTAGATGTAAATGGATATTTAAATACAAATATTTCTGAAATTGCATCATTTTTTTATGTAAATGAAGAAACAGTAGAAGATGTATTATCTGTTATTCAAACCTTTGATCCCCCAGGAATTGCTGCTAGAAGTTTAAAGGAATGCTTAATTATTCAGGTAAAGCAAAAAGGAATAGAAGATGATAAAATTCTAAAAGTTATATCAGAGCATCTAGATGATGTTGCAGAAAATAGGTTAATGAATATTTCAAAAGCTTTAAATATATCTACGAAGAAGGTTCAGGCTATTACAGATTTTATTAAGACTTTAGAACCAAAACCAGGAAGAGCTTTTAGTTCAGGAGAAGAAATAAAGTATATTACACCAGATGTAAATGTAGAAAAGATCGATGGGGAATACGTTGTCATTGTTAATGATACTACAGCGCCAAGGTTGTCTATTAGTTCATATTATAGAAAAATGCTTTTGCACGAAAATAAAGACTCAAACACATCAAAATTTCTTACAGGTAAGTTAAATTCAGCCATGTGGCTTTTAAAAAGCATAGAGCAAAGAAGACAGACTATCTATAATGTTGTAAAAGCGATTGTTGATTATCAAATTGATTTTTTTGAAAAAGGGAGACAACATCTAAAGCCTTTAACGCTAAGACAGATTGCTGATGAAGTAGGAGTTCATGAATCTACTGTAAGCAGAGCAATAAATGGAAAGTATATGCAGTGCCCTAGGGGTGTTTTTGAAATAAAGTTCTTCTTTACTAGTGGAGTATCAAATCGTTTAGGAGAAGGAATTGCTTCAGAAAGCATTAAAAGCATGATTAAGGATATGATTGATCATGAAGATAGTAAAAAACCTCTAAGTGATCAAGAAATATCTAACAGATTAAAGGAAAAAGGAATAAAAATTTCAAGAAGAACAGTTGCAAAATATAGAGATGAAATGAAAATTTTATCTTCTTCAAAGAGAAAAAGATTTTAA
- a CDS encoding sugar-binding transcriptional regulator, which yields MWIRENAEIDEWIEIQKRIVPEFVETLINRYKMLRLIQHHQPIGRRNLANALGMGERIVRREANILKKQGFIEIKAEGMNVTRFGYTSLEMLRSYIHRFKGLNSMEEEVAKKLNIHKVLIVPGSYDEDELVLREIGRVASVYLKSILKNDIVIGITGGQTMAMVAEEMSEDDLKHSNIAVIPARGGLGKNVEKQSNTIAAKIAKKLNASYNLLHMPDNISKELLKSLSEDPNIKEVVDYIQKIGILVFGIGRADKMSVRRGLSEEKINTLKQHGAVAEAFGYYFNKDGEIIQEVNTVGVSLDHYKGLQHIIGAAAGTEKAEAIIAISKLNENLTLVIDEGLAKKILI from the coding sequence ATGTGGATAAGAGAAAACGCTGAAATCGATGAATGGATTGAGATACAAAAAAGAATTGTACCAGAATTTGTAGAAACTTTAATCAATCGATACAAAATGCTTAGACTCATCCAGCATCATCAGCCAATTGGCAGAAGAAATTTGGCAAATGCATTGGGAATGGGAGAAAGAATTGTACGTAGAGAAGCAAATATTTTAAAAAAACAGGGATTTATAGAAATTAAAGCTGAAGGAATGAATGTTACAAGATTTGGATATACTAGTTTGGAAATGCTAAGAAGCTATATACATAGGTTTAAAGGACTTAATAGCATGGAAGAAGAAGTAGCCAAAAAATTAAATATTCATAAGGTGTTAATTGTACCTGGTTCCTATGATGAAGATGAACTTGTTTTAAGAGAAATTGGTCGTGTTGCATCAGTTTACCTTAAATCTATATTAAAAAATGATATTGTCATAGGTATTACAGGTGGTCAAACAATGGCTATGGTTGCTGAAGAAATGAGTGAAGATGATTTAAAACACTCCAATATAGCTGTTATCCCAGCTCGTGGAGGGTTAGGAAAAAATGTAGAAAAGCAATCTAATACCATTGCAGCAAAAATTGCCAAAAAGCTTAATGCATCTTATAATCTTCTTCATATGCCTGACAACATATCAAAAGAGCTTTTAAAAAGCTTATCAGAGGATCCAAATATAAAGGAAGTAGTAGATTATATTCAAAAAATAGGAATACTTGTTTTTGGGATAGGTAGAGCTGATAAGATGTCTGTAAGAAGAGGATTAAGCGAAGAAAAAATAAATACTTTAAAGCAGCATGGTGCTGTAGCAGAAGCTTTTGGGTATTATTTCAATAAAGATGGAGAAATAATACAAGAAGTAAATACTGTAGGTGTAAGCTTAGATCATTATAAAGGATTACAGCATATTATTGGTGCAGCTGCTGGAACTGAAAAGGCTGAGGCAATTATTGCAATAAGCAAGTTGAATGAGAATCTTACATTAGTGATTGATGAGGGCTTAGCAAAAAAAATTTTAATATAA